The DNA segment TTGTCCTTGCTGATGGTCACGCCGAGCAACTGGCACTCGCCGCGCGACTGCAAGGCATGCAGGACCGAAAGGGCGAGCGCATCGTCGATATCGTTGCCCATGTCGGTGTCGAAGATGATGCGCACCGGCTCGGGTCGATCCGCATCGGTCGCGCGCAGCGAGCTTCCCGATGTCGTCATCAGCCAGCCAGCGACCAGCGCCCCGGCCGCGTTCATCCAGCGTGCTCGCCGCGTCATTCGATCACCAGCTTGTCGAGATCGGACGCGGGGGGCGGGAATTTCGGATCCATCTTCTCGAGGGCCTCGCGGAGCAGCTTGCTGATGACGAAATTGCGATACCATTTGCGATTCGCCGGAACAATGTGCCAGGGTGCGTAATCCGTGTTGCAGTGGGTGAGGGCGTCCTCGTAGGCCCGCTGGTAGTCGTCCCACAGCTTGCGCTCGGCCACGTCGGCCGGGCTGAGCTTCCAGCGTTTCTTGGCATCGTGCAGACGCTCTTCCAGGCGCTCTTTTTGTTCGTCCTTGCTGATGTGCAGGAAGATCTTGATGATCGTCGTGCCCCCGTCGACGAGAAACCGCTCGAAACCGTTGATCGTGTCGTAGCGTTTTTCCCACACGTCCTGCGGCACCAGATTGTGGACGCGCACGACGAGCACGTCTTCGTAGTGCGAACGATTGAAGATGCCGATATTGCCCTTGGCGGGCACGGCCTTGTGAATGCGCCAGAGAAAGTCGTGATCGAGCTCCTCGGCGCTCGGCTGCTTGAAGGGTTTGACCTGGCAGCTTTGCGGGCTGACGCCGCGCATGACGTGGCGGA comes from the Pirellulales bacterium genome and includes:
- a CDS encoding polyphosphate kinase 2 family protein, coding for MSQPITVKPGHKIRLADFDASFKNGVDSREAAEAETEASVSAMTDLAYRLYAENRRALLIVLQGMDTAGKDGTIRHVMRGVSPQSCQVKPFKQPSAEELDHDFLWRIHKAVPAKGNIGIFNRSHYEDVLVVRVHNLVPQDVWEKRYDTINGFERFLVDGGTTIIKIFLHISKDEQKERLEERLHDAKKRWKLSPADVAERKLWDDYQRAYEDALTHCNTDYAPWHIVPANRKWYRNFVISKLLREALEKMDPKFPPPASDLDKLVIE